The Carassius auratus strain Wakin chromosome 21, ASM336829v1, whole genome shotgun sequence sequence TATAAATGCAATGCGATAAAATTAAGGAATGGTTTAGCAGCATTGATGAAACAgactttttatataattaaacagctttattACATGAGAAAAGTTCAAATAACTGTTGCAAACTATTGATTTCAATCAATTGTTCAACAAAATTACAAGATCACCAAACTTaccaaaccacaaaaaaaaaggaaaaaaaaaaaaacctgtacaaAATGACAGTGACAAACAGGATTCACATTATCGTCGTTTCTGGAAAATATTTCCCCTTCCTCCTGGCCCTCCTCGACCTCGGCCCCTTGCTGCGACTGCAAAGGAAGGAAAAACAGTTAGTGGTTTCATCTTATGAAAAGCTTTAACTTGTTCAGCATCCCGATTAAACAAATCACAAACAGTGTTCAGTGCTTTTTAaggacatttaaattaattttattttttatttttaatatttatatagaattgATATTTAAAGTGAACTGCTTTAATTGCTAATGGCACTAAAATGTAGCAGATCCTCCAACAatccaatataaaaataatatgggACTATACAAAATGCGGCTAAAAAGCATTGCAAACACTGAAAAACACTAGCATTGTTACTATAGTCAAAGTCAAAGATGCTATAAAAAGGTCCAACCTTGAGCTTTGAGAATAGCTGCTTTGCCTCTTCCAGCTCCTGCACcttggtttttgtttttcatgctcTTCAACATGGGGGCGTTTTTCAACATGTCTGGCAGAATGAGGAAGCGTATTTTGCTGCCGCGGATGTATACCTGCTCCAGCTGGGACACTCTGCCATCTCGATAGGTCACTGTAATGTTGGACATCTGATTCAAACAAAACAAGCCCAGTTAGTTTCATTATTCAAGGCTCCCTGCAAATGTACATTTAAGTTTAAAGTAAATGTTTGGATAACGTAGATACAATGCATCAAGAATGAATTGTGATTCAGCAGTACCTGGCAGTTCATGTTATCCTCTGCTTCGATCAGTTTGCCTCTGTACACTTCACCTGTGTTTGTCTCGCAGGTCACGATGTGACCCTCTGCTTCATGCAGGACTTTGATGGGAACACCAATAGACATGATTTAATctgaagacaaaaaaatatatttgtgtgtgtatattatatattcacatatataatTAACAGCAACTTTAGAACGGTTTCTAATCATACATGAAAGAAATAACAAGCGGTGAAAGTTCAGAGAAAATTCCCGTTTTTATACGGTCCATGGAAAATATTAATTCTTAAATGTTCCGAGTCACTTAAAAAGATCCAATTCATTAGAACAATTCGTTTGGGAATCGCACTACACTGGTCCCGCTTTATACTTTTGATTCAGTGAAACGAACCGACTCATAAGAATCACTCGTTCAGGAAGAATCATCTTCTGTGCATATTGCATATCCGAGCACAAAAAAGGAACGTCATGAAACCCATACagttttttgcatttaataaagTTAGCATACATAGACTTAAATAACTAAACTAACATATTACTAATGAATATCTAGATTGGTATCCAACGAGTCGAATacataaaacaagcaaacaatgaCCGTTTAAATTAGACGCTGCTCCGCTACAGCATCGAACAGATCCAACaggactgtatatatatatatatatatatatatatatatatatatatatatatactttcgtgAAAGACAAAACGCTAGACTACAAATAATAGGTTTGTATCATAAAACATTGCAGTACCTTGTATCAGCGGGTTCGTAGAAAAGCACTCGATTGAACAACGTGAGTATTTACGGCGTTTTCCGGCTCCCACAATGCAGCTGAAAGCAGAAGCCCCGCCCTTTCCTGAAACCCTGTTGCATTTTGGGAGTTGAAGTCCTATTTCTAAGTTAACGTCAGCTCAAAGTAAACAAGAATCAGACACCACAGAATTACACAAGAGGGCAGTATTGAACTGTGGATGCTATCCCAAAAAAGTAATTCaatttaatattgtaattaaaCGTCACAATTAGCAGTTatgaatatagtttaaaaaatTGTCAGTATGTTACAGTGAGTGTTATTTCTGCttgatataattaaatttaaataatgttagtTAAAAtcgttaatatttttgtgcacgCAATACATTTTTTGACAGATTTCATGAACTTTTCTGAaacaactatttttttatatgatacAGTAAGCTATGTGCCACatattaaacaatacatttttaaacaatgggGAAAAAACTTTGAGAAGCTATTTGTTTGGTTTTGGCGTCATCAAGATTTATTGCTCTAGTCTGAGAAACTGTGCAAGGCAGCAATATACGGTCTAAATTTGTTCTGTCATCCTGCTGCTTGATAGACTGATTCTGTGTCTATTCTTAGCAATAGTCTTTTCCTCTTTGTCTGTAAATCACAGCAGAACAAGAGACCTTTTAAAAATGGGCTGAACTGACGTGCCAAGACAGGAAGTATTACGTCTGCCAATTCTGTTAATCAATTGAATGTTCCTGTTTTCCTGAAATTAAGGGAAGTGGTAAAAGACTAATAATGTACTGAAATGGTGAAATGGGGGTCAACGAtagcttttttttccctcttaaaTATGGGCCTAGCACATAATGTTGTAACAGTAAATTCCTATTAACCCACCTCTCCATCCAAAATATATGTTTCacctactttatttattttgtatcagATATGTTACAATATGTTATCTAAGGAATTTTATCATtggttagattattattattattattttaattttccttAAAAACAAGTGCGCATTTAACAAGGAAATTGTCATGTGTTGATCAAATAGTACCAAAAGAATCTTTCTGTAACTTGAAATTGTCCAATCATGAGATTGAACTTTCCTCACAAAAGAGGAAACAGTCAGTTCAACCAATTACAAACAGTGACATAGTGGAATGAGTGGGGACGTGTCTGTTGATTACACAGTAACTCTCAGCAATGTCTTCAAAGCTCATTTTAGCAGCAGAATGAACCTGCCAGCTGCTACTGATCTATGTGACAAGCTGACAGTCTATTAGCTTCACTCCTAGCTGATTTACACTACAAGCATACATGATGGAAGAAGATAAATTACTGCGTAAGTTCAGAGATACGTTTTTGTAAAGAACATCTGTCTCATCAAAAAAATGgtgctctcaacacaaaatcaaaCCATGCCACTGCTGAGCTGACTGAAATATCTCAGCTAGAACCAACAAACCTCTAGATCTGAACTGATATACTATCACCAAGTGCTGGACACATTGCACCATCTTCTAAGCAATGGAAAGAACTTCCGTTTCTTTCCTTTTTAATGTTGTAATGATTATAATTagtgtcattttattatatttttatatttaatttataagcaatattgtgaaatataactttatatattttttaatgatttttgctgtatttttgatcagtaatattgtggattatcattacagttaaaaaataactgttttctgtcaaTATATTAGATGCAGTATATCTATATTTAGtatatatgaaaatgtacataatatagaaatacataaataaaatatgataatgtCTAATTATTTATGCTGTTTTAAAACATGGTAATGGATGTGTTAATTTTTCGATTCTTTTCAACATAGGCCAAATACAGAGGCAATATCAATGATCAAGGATATAAAAAACATTTCCTGAGAAGTCAAGCTCACTTGTTCCATTTTTATGAATGGTCACTCTAGACTCGCTGCTTCTATAAATGGACAGTTACACATACAGAAATGTCAACTCCCATGTGTCAAATACATGCACTGTGTACAGAGTGCAGGTTTTTCCCACTCTAGAgctttttaatgaggaaaaaggAAGTGTAATGGTCCAGTTTAAGGGATCATCAAATGCCTCTTCATTTGATTTCCTTTGCATTAGGCCAGCTGCTGGCGTCAGCAGTCTCTCTGTAAATACAATCATAGCTGGTCTGTGTAAGAGTGCACGATTGCGCTCGTATGCATGCGTGTCAGAAGAGGAGATTAAACAGCACTGTCATACATTCTCAATTTTATGATCCCTAATCATTATGTTGTGCTGTAGACTAAATAAATCAATTGCACATGCTTGGGCTTTTGATGTACTATTTATGACTCATTATTGTTTATACTTGTAAAATTTGATCATTATAATGAGAATTAAAGTCCACTTTATTGAGTAACAAGAAGTCCACTtgactactaaatattgtagaaacgtaattttctgtaaagttgctttgtaatgatttgcatcgtaaaaagtgctatacaaataaacctgaattgaattgaactgaacttgaCGTTGCACAGAATTGATATTGATTTAATGGATTATTGATATCCGCATGTGATTCTAATCAAGCACATTGGATCTTATTCATCACTATTCATAAATTCTATTTGGGCAAAATTCGGTatagcttttttttattcagtagatTTCTTGAAATATTATAACATGCTTACAATCAGTAGAATATTCAGTTTGGTCATGTTTTAATAGAGCTGCATGATTCattgaaatgaaacaaaatggcTTACCAATGACGATTATCAGATTGCAAAGGCtgtgattttattaaatacatatattaatataaatacatatacacgGCATGTATAGTTTCAGAGTGAATTGTGGCACTTTTACACACAAGTAGCTcatgatccagtgttttcagCAGCATGGCTCATAGTAAAAACTCCAGTTTAGGTCActtattaacatgcattttatatgtatatatatatatatatatatatatatatatacatatgtatatatatatattaacagttaaatattttaagtaatatttcttatttttatgtagtaataataataataataattattattattattattattattttaacaaaaacctggagtttttttttttttcaaagcattttatcaGAAAAATTGCAATATGATTTTTTCCCCAAATCTTGCAGCCCTACATTACAGAGGCTCTGGCAGTTGCATTGACTGTACATGTTCTCAGTTTGGACAAACACCTactaaaaaaaagaacagaaagatTAAACTTCTTTAAAACATGCCACACATCAAAGTCTTTTATGGCATGGTCATAACAGATTTAGCTGAATTCCCCAGAATATTGATTAAATCCATCAGGCCTCTCCCACTTTGACCAGCAAACAATGCTCTTTTAATAATCTCTTTGGAAACATATAAGCTTTGGAAACGCTCAACAATGTCAGCAAACAAGTTCTTCATGAGGTCTGAAAATTCCTGGAATTTGTGGTGTGAGGGTTCCCACAGGAGCTATATGATCCTCACATAATTTTATCTTTCCTGACCCTTGCTAGTATGTAAGTGAAGTCACCATCACTAGCACAATAATTCAGACCAGTGATAAAGAATGAAACAAGCTTCATTTGGAATATCTTTTATGGAAGTGTGCGTCATGACACTTCTGCAAGATCAGATGAGTTGCTTGTCCTTATGGGCACCAGACATCTGACATGTCCATTAGTAATAGCACTGCAGTCTTTTACAGTCATGATTTCTACATggtccctgatggagggaacttCCTCCCCAGTTTGTAATGAGAAAATCTTTGTCGAATTGGTGGGAAAGGAATGTTCCAAAGTTCCATTTAAACTGTATCCTAAGTCTTGGAATTCCGTTTGAGGACTGGTTCTT is a genomic window containing:
- the snrpd3l gene encoding small nuclear ribonucleoprotein D3 polypeptide, like, which translates into the protein MSIGVPIKVLHEAEGHIVTCETNTGEVYRGKLIEAEDNMNCQMSNITVTYRDGRVSQLEQVYIRGSKIRFLILPDMLKNAPMLKSMKNKNQGAGAGRGKAAILKAQVAARGRGRGGPGGRGNIFQKRR